The Pyxidicoccus sp. MSG2 DNA segment AGCACCTTGCTCGCCGTGTCGCGCTGCTCCCACAGCAGCGTCGCCGCGAACTGGAGGAGCGGCAGTGCGCCCTGCGTCGCGTCGAGGTGCTCGAGCATGTGCTCCACGAGCTGCGGCGTCTCGAAGCGGTAGCCGGCCATCTCCGCCGGCTGCACCAGCGCGTCGCGCAGGCCCTCGCGGTTGGGCGGAGAGAGGAAGAAGAGGCCCTGGCTCAGCTCCGCCATGAAGCGCTCGTCCTCGGACACCCGGTCCAGGAAGTCGGAGCGCAGGGACAGCACCACGCGCACGGGGGACGTGGCGTCGTCCGCGAGGCCCGCGAGGCACGCGGTGAAGGCCAGGCGCTCCTGCGCGTCCGGCACCAGCGTGTAGAGCTCCTCGAACTGGTCCACGAAGAGCAGCAGCTTGCGGCGCGAGCGACGGGCGCGGCTGCGCAGCACGGTGCCGACGTAGCCGGGCTCCTGGGCCAGGCGCTCGACGAGCTGTCGCTGCTCCTGGATGTCGCCCTCCAGCGTGGTGGAGCTGCTCACCAGGGGCGCGACGATGCTGGCCAATGCCGCCAGCGGCTGGCGGCCGGGGCGGATGACGAGCGACTCCCACTTCTCGCCGGAGCGCTTGAGCACGGGCACGAGCCCGGCGCGTACGAATGACGACTTGCCCGTGCCAGAGGGCCCGACGATGGCCAGTAGCGGCCGGTCCTGGATGCGGTTCACCAGCGCGGCGATTTCGCGCGAGCGGCCGAAGAAGCGGTCCGCGTCCGACTCCTGGAAGGAGCTGAGGCCCGCGTAGGGGCTCTCGTCGACGCGCAGCTCCCGGCTGTAGCGGCCGGGGAGGAAGGGCTCCAGCGCCTGCAGCAGCGACGCCGCGTCCGGGAAACGCTCATCCTTGGGCTTGTAGAGACAGCGGTCCACGACGGCCGCCAGGTCCGGCGGCACGTCCGGACACATGTCGCCCAGGCGGGGCATGGGCTCGTCGAGCTGCGCCGTCACCATGAGCTGCGGGCCGTACAGCGGGTCCAGCGGGTGCTTTCCGGCCAGCATCCGGAACAGCATGATGCCCACCGCCCAGATGTCCGTGCGGTGGTCGATGTCCACGCCGATGCCCCACTGCTCCGGGGACATGTACGGCATGGTTCCCATGATGGCGCCGGTGCGCGTGAGCTCGGCCTTCTCCCGGCCACCGTCGGCGTCAGCGGGTGCGGGCTCGGCGGGCCGGGCCTCGTCGAGGTCCACCTCCACCGAGGACTCCGCCCCCTGGAGCACCTTGGCGATGCCGAAGTCCAGCACCTTGATGCCGCCCGAGTCGGTGACGATGACGTTGTCGGGCTTGAGGTCACGGTGGACGATCTTCCGCTCGTGCGCGCACACGAGGGCGCGCACGACGGGCACCATCAATTCCACGGCGCGCGAGGGCGGCAGGCGTTGGCTGCCCTTGACCAGCTTGTTGAGCGGCTGGCCCTGGAGGAACTCCAGCACCATGTACGGGCTGCCCTGGAACTCGCCGACCTCGTAGATGATGACGATGTTCTCGTGGCTGCACAGCGCGGTGGCCTGCGCCTCGCGGATGAAGCGCCGGGTGACGTCCGGGTCCGTCGTGTGCAGGAACTTGATGGCCACGCGGCGGCCCAGCCGGGTGTCACGCGCGAGGAAGACGGTGCCCATGCCGCCACTGCCGAGCTGGCGGATCAGCTCGTAGTGGTGGATGCGCGTACCGGGCCGGGGCAGGTGCTCCTGTCCCTCCGACGGCGTGTCCCCGTACGACGGGCTGGAGGAGATTTCCCCCGTGCCCGAGCCGGTGTTCGGCGTGAACAGGGAGTCCACGTCGGCGGCGATGGTTCGCTCTTCTGCTTCGAAGGCCACGGCTTCCTCGTGCCCCACTGGGCGCTCGTCCCCCTCCCACCGTGGCTTCCAACCTGGAAGACCTTGGTGAAGGGGCTACACGCCGTTTCAGGAATGGCGGCATTTTCATCGTCGCCTCACAGGAACCGCAAGACGCGGAGCGCTAGAGCCCGGTGTGACTTCAAGTGGGGGTCAGCAGGGGAGGGGACGCCTGCTCCACTCATGGCCGGCGAACGCTGGTAGAACGCGCGCCCACCGATGATTCCCGAGCGCCGCGTGATGACTGGATGGGGGTCCTGGCTGACACACGGGGTATCCACGATGCTCCCGCTCCTCGTGGTGGCGCTGCCCTCCGCGGCCTCGGCCGCGGAGCCCGTCGACACGCCCTACTACGAGGACCGCCGCGCCCTCTCGCTGATCCTCGGACCGGGCGTCGCGTACACCGAGTACATCGACCGGGGCGACGGCGACGCGGAGAAGGGCGCGGACGCGCACCTGGACCTCGCGGGCACCCGCACCGTGGGCTACGACGGGGACGAGGTCTTCGTGCTGATCCGCGGCAGCCTGCGCGGGCCGGATCTGTCGTTCGCCGGGGGCTACCGGAACTTCTTCGGTGTCGACGCGTGGCAGACCTTCTTCGACGTGGGCGTCCTCGTGAGGCCGTTTTCTGGGCCGTGGGTGGGGCCTCGCGTAGGTTTGGGCCTCAGACACACCTTCTCCGAGCGGCTCGCGGTGTTCGGCGGGCTGGGACTCACGCTCGGGTTCGGATCAGGCCTGCGCGGGGATGCCGAAGCCTTCACCGGGGTGCAGTGGATCTTCCCGGTCGGATCGCAGTGAAAAAATTGCGATCCCCGAGGTCTGTGAGATGGTGTGCGCATCTGTAGGAGGTCGCGCACTTGGACATGAATCCCCGCCTCACCTCAGTGGTCTTCCGGCTGAACCGCGAGAAGCTCGATGCCCTGAAGGAGCTGTCGCGCTCCACGCGCATCCGTCAGAGCGAGTACCTGCGGGAGGCCATCTCGGACCTGCTGGCGAAGTACGAGGAGCGGCTGGTCGACTGACGACCGCTGCTCGGACCCCGCCGCGCGTCACCCCGAAACGAAGGGTGGCTCCAGCGGAAGCCCCGGAGGGTGGAGGCGCTCTGCGGCGGTGAAGGGGTCCAACCCGGGAGGGTAGCGCACCTCCCAGAGCATCAGGCCATGCGCGGGCGCCTTGAAGCCCTCCACGGCCGACCCCGTCTCCAGCGCCGCCATCCACGCCTCTTCTGGCAGCAGTCCCGCCGCCACCTTCAGCGCGCTCCCCACGAGGTAGCGCACCTGGTAGCGCGCGAAGCCGTCCCCGCCCAGCTTCGCCTCGTAGAGCCCCCCGCCCAGCGCCTGCAGGGTGGCGGACTCCAGGGTGCGCGGCTTTCGGGGGCTGGACTTCTCATGGAAGGCGATGAAGTCCCGCGTCCCCACCGCCTGGCCCAGCAGAGCCTCCAGCCGCTCGGGCGTCACCCGTGCGCCGCGCTGCAAGAGCGGCTCACCGGCGACGTCCAGCGAGTAGGGCGCCCACGCAGCGTCGGGAGTCCCGCCCAGCCGCAGCCGGTAGCGGTACGCCTTGCCGCTCGCGCTCCACTGCGCATGGAAGGAGCCGGGCCGGCGCACCGCGCACAGTCCCAGGCCATCCGGCAGGCGGGCGGGCAGCCGCTTCTCCAGCGCTTCCGCCGAGTCCCCCGGCTCCAGCCGCACGCTCACCACCTGCATCCGCGCGTGGACGCCCCTATCTGTGCGCCCCGCAGGCATGATGGTGGCCGGCACGCCGACGGACGCCAGCGCCTCCTCGAGCGACGCCTGCACGGTGGGCCCCTCCGGCTGACGCTGGAAGCCACGGAAGTTTCCGCCGCGGTACCAGATCCACAGTGCGACGGGAATCCGCTTGGAAGTCGATTGGAGCACGGCGTTGCGAGTGTGTGGGGGAACACGGGATACTCGCGCGCGAAATGGCGGCCGGACAAGACTTTGTGGTGGATGTGGAAGGACATTGGCTCTTTCGACAGGGGGACCTCGTCCTGGGGCCCGTGAGCGGCGGGCAGATTGTCGAGAAGCTCGTCTCGGGGGAGCTGACCCCGGACACGCCGGTGGCTCCCGCGGGGGAGCGCCACTTCCAGCGCATGGCGGATGTGGACGCCTTCCGGGTGCACGTGGCCCGCGCGGAGGCCCGCGCGCGCGTGGACGCCGCCGTCCTGGTGGAGCGCGAGAAGTCCCGCAAGCGGCTGACCTATCTTGGTGCCGGCGCGGGCGTGCTGGTGGTGCTGCTGGGCGTCGGTGGACTGTGGGTGGCGCGCAACGCCGCCGTCTACGGGTGGCTCGGCGGTGAGGAGGAGTTCGACGGCATCGAGATGGAGCCGCCCACCATCCGTCTCGCCCAGGCCCGCGCCGACGAGGAGGAACTCTTCGAGTACCCCACCAACGGCACGCGCCGTCCGGGGACGGAGCCGGGCTCCACCACGAAGCCCGCCACCGGCACCACCGGCACCACCGGTACCGGCAAGACGGCCGTGGCCTCCGCCACCCGCGCCGACCCGAAGCGCCCGCCGCGCCCGGCCGGCAGCGTGAGCACGGACCCGGACGGCCTGGAGATGACGCAGCAGTTCGACCAGTCCGCCATCAACCGGGTGGTGGCCGGCAACAAGTCCACGCTCTTCAAGTGCCTGAAGGACGAGGCCGAGCGCACGCCGGGCCTCTACGCGAAAATCCCCCTGGAGTTCGTCATCGGCAACGACGGCAAGGTGTCCAAGCTCTGGGTGGACAACCCGCAGTTCAAGAACGGGCCCCTCTACGAGTGCCTCTTCAAGGAACTGCAGAAGTGGCCCTTCCGGGCGTACGAGGGCGAGCGCGCCACGGTGGGCCTGTCGTTCACCATCGGCAAGCGGGGGTAGGGACACTTTCTTGCCCACCCCCCGGGCATGGCCGATACCAGGGCCATGTCCGCTGCTTCCGTTGCCGAGGTCGAGATTGCGAAGAAGGCGCTGAGCGTTCCCCCGGGGACCTTCCGGCACACCGTGCTGGTGGCCGCCAAGCGCTTCAAGTCCACCTGGGCCGAGCTGGGCCAGTTGCTCGTTCAGGTCCGGGACGAGGCCAAATTCGAGGAGTGGGGCTATCCCACCTTCGAGGCCTACTGTCTCAAGGAGCTGCACATCAAGAAGCAGACGGCCCTGAAGCTCACCCGGTCGTTCAGCTTCCTGGCCAAGCACGAGCCCGAGGAAGAGCTCAAGGCGCAGGAGTTCCCCGAGAAGGCGCCTGCCTTCGAGGTGATTGAAGTCCTGGCCGACGCGGAGGAGCGGGGGCAACTCTCACCCACCGAGTACAAGTCCCTCCGCGACAGCATCTGGAGCCCGGAAAAGTCCCCGACAGAGCTGAAGAAGGAGTTCACCGAGCGCTTCCCGCGCCCGGCCCCCGAGCCCCCGCCGGAGAGCGCCCAGGTGCGCAAGCTGGCGCAGATGGCTCGGAAGCTCGCCAGTGAGCTGGCGGGGTGCCGTCGGATCCCGAACGCCGTCGCCGAGCGAGCGTCCGCCCTGGCCGAGGACGTGGAGGACATCGCCGCGGGCGTGACGGACGCCTGAACCGCTGTTACTGAACGCTGACCCGTGGCCGGGCATGTACGCTCGGCAACGGGCCTGTACCGCCGGGCTTCCTGCCCGAAGGGGAGGGCCCTATAGTGGTTCAGGGCCCCATGTAGGTGGGCCTGACGGCTGTTCGAGACGTGGGCAGGCCGTGAGGGTAGGGGAGCGGTGGACGGCGTAGTAGGCTCCGGGGGACCCGGGGTCGGCGAACTCGGAGGCGGCAGTGAAGAAGGAGCACCACGTCAACCTGTCCTGTTCGTTCTGCGGAAAATCGCAGCGCGAGGTCCGCAAGCTGATTGCCGGGCCGACGGTCTACATCTGCGACGAGTGCATCAAGCTCTGCAACGACATCATCGCGGATGAGAACGAGCGAGAGGAAGGCAAGCCCCAGGTCTCCCTGCCGACACCGGCGGAGATCAAGGCGTTCCTCGACGACTACGTCATTGGCCAGGACCAGGCGAAAAAGGTCCTCGCGGTGGCGGTGTACAACCACTACAAGCGCATCTACCAGAAGAAGCCGGCCGCCCGGCCGCGCCCCGGAGTGAAGAGTCCCGGCGGCGAGGACGTGGAGCTGAGCAAGAGCAACATCCTGCTCATCGGTCCCACGGGCAGCGGCAAGACGCTGCTGGCCCAGTCCCTGGCGCGCTTCCTCAATGTTCCCTTCACCATCGCCGACGCGACCAGCCTCACCGAGGCCGGCTACGTGGGCGAGGACGTGGAGAACATCATCCAGAACCTCCTCCACAACGCCGACTACGACGTGGAGAAGGCCGCGCGCGGCATCGTCTACATCGACGAGATCGACAAGATTGCCCGCAAGGGTGACATGCCGAGCGCCACCCGCGACGTCGGCGGCGAGGGCGTGCAGCAGGCCCTGCTGAAGATCATCGAGGGCACCCGCGCCAACGTCACGCCGCGCGGCGGGAAGAAGTACAACCAGCAGGAGTACGTCCAGGTCGACACGACGAACATCCTCTTCATCTGCGGCGGTGCCTTCCACGGCATCGACGGCGTCATCAAGCGCCGCGTGGGTGAGAAGGGCCTGGGCTTCGGCGCGAAGATCACCCACCGCGAGGAGCGCAGCGTGGGCGAATTGCTGGCGCTGACGGAGCCGGAGGACCTGATGAAGTTCGGGATGATTCCCGAGTTCATCGGCCGCCTGCCCATGATCGCCACGCTGAACGACCTGAAGGAAGAGGACCTCGTCATCATCCTCTCGCAGCCGAAGAACGCGCTGGTGAAGCAGTACCAGAAGCTCTTCGAGATGGAGAAGGTGAAGCTGACCTTCACCAAGGAAGCGCTGCGCGCCATTGCCCGCGAGGCGATGCGCCGTCACTCCGGAGCGCGCGGCCTGCGCGCCATCCTGGAGGACGCGATGCTGGAGATCATGTACGACGTGCCGTTCCGCGAGGGCGTCAAGGAGTGCAAGATCACCGAGCAGGTGATCACCAAGCACGAGCCTCCGCAGCTCGTGATGGAGAAGGAGAAGAAGACGGCCTAGCCGCCGCGCTTCTCCTCGAAGCAAGAAGGCCCTTCTTCCCAGCCGGGAAGAGGGGCCTTCGCTATTTCAGGCCGCGGAGGCCGCGGCGGGGGCGGGCAGGGTGATGATGAACTCGGCGTACTCGCCGGGGGCGCTCTCCACGCGAATCTCGCCGTGGTGCTCCTGGACGATGTCGTGGCACAGCGACAGGCCCAGGCCGGTGCCCACGCCCGCGGGCTTGGTGGTGAAGAACGGGTCGAAGAGCTTCGCGCGCACGTGCTCGGGGATGCCGGTGCCGTTGTCGCGCACGCGCAGCTCGACCTTGTCTCCGAGGCGGCGGGTGCGGATGTGGACGGACGGGGTGAAGCCGACGCCGGCCTTCTGCTGCTTCTGCAGCGTCGCGTAGAAGGCGTTCTCGAGGATGTTGATGAACAGGCGGCTGATGTCGCTGGCCACCAGTTCCACCGTGCCCACGGTGGCGTCCAGCTCGGACTCGGTCTGCACGGTGGTGCCGCTCGAGCGGCTGCGCAGCCCCTGCACCGCCAGGCCGAGGCTGTCGCGCACCAGCGTGTTGAAGTCCGCGCGCGAGCGCGTCCCCTCGGAGCGGCGTGAGTGGCGCAGCATCGTCTTGATGATGTCCGACGCGCGCTTGCCGTGGGTGTGGATGCGCTGCGCATTCTGACGCAGGTCCTCCACGAGCCCCAGGGTGTCCTCCAGCGCCTCGGCATCCAGCTGGCCGCCCCGTCCGCGCAGCGTCTCCTCCAGCTCGATGGCCAACCGCGTGGACAGGTTGGAGAAGTTGGTGACGAAGTTGAGCGGGTTCTGCAGCTCATGGGTGATGCCGGCGGTGAGCGCGCCCAGGGACGCGAGCTTGTCCTGCGCCACCAACTGCTGCCGCAACTCCTCGACGTTGCGCTCCAGCGCCTCGTTCCGCTCCTTCAGGCGGGCGCACAGCGCGGCGTTCTCCAGGCAGACGGCGGCGTGGCGCGACAGCAGGCGCAGCAACGCCTGCCGCTCGTGCGTGAAGGGCCCGCGTGCGGCGTCGTTCTCCAGGTAGAGCGCGCCGGTGGCCGAGCCCTCCTTCACGAGCGGGCTGCACAGCAGGGACGCGGGCCGCGCGGCGCGGAGGAAGTAGGGGTCCTCGGAGAAGGCCTCACCGGACGCCATGTCGTGGAGGAGGACCGCCTCGCCCGTGCGCATCACGTGGAGGATGACGGAGGCCGGGAGCACGGTGCACGACTCCACCGGCACGGCCTGCTCCACCAGTACGTCCTCGGCCTCCGCCGAGCCCTCGGCCGCGATGATCAGGCCCTCGGGTTTCTTCAGGACGAGGACGCCGCGCCGCGCGCCGGTGTGCTCGAGGGCCCAGGTGAGCAGCCTGCCCATCAGCCTGCCCGGGACGAGCTCGCTGGAGAGCGCGCACGTCAGCTCGATGACAGCCTGGTAGCCGGGGACCTCGGTCATTGCTCCACCCGTGCGCGCCCAGGGGCGGCCCCCCGTGAGGTGCGAGGCTATCCCTGCCTTCCGGGGCTCGCAACCCAACCCGGTGTGGAGGGGGATGGAAGCACCCCGGGGCCCAGCATGCCCGGGCCCGGGCGTCGGGAATGATCCAGACGCGGGCGCGAGTACGCCGTGTCGGGTAGGGCGCGCTGACGGTGTCCCCTGAATGATCCGCCTGCCCGTCTGGCCAGGAAGGCAGGGTGATACCTGCGTGACGCAGTACCCCCGATAGACAGGGTGTGCGAAGATTCGCGCGTCTTTGCGGGAGCCCCCCACTCCCGTCGCACGGGGCGGACCCCCCCGAGGCCACCACCATGGATGAACACGGCATGTCCGATCGCCAGACCGTTGGCGGCAGGTACGTCCTGGAGCGACGCATCGCCGGTGGCGGCATGGGCACCATCTGGGTGGCGTTGGATCCCAAGCTCCAGCGTCACGTGGCGATGAAGCTGATGGCGTCCCACTGTGCCCCGGCTCCGCTCGCGCGCCAGCAGTTCGAGTGGGAGGCGCAGGCCATTGCCCGGCTGCAGAACCCGCACGTCATCCAGGTCCACGACTGCGACCTGTCCGGCGACACGCCCTACATCGTGATGGAGCTGCTCGACGGGGAGGACCTGGAGGCGCTCCTCAACCGCCGCGAGCGGCTGTCCCTGGCCATGGTGGACCGGGTCCTCACCCAGGCGGCCCGCGCGCTGACGGCCGCCCACGCCGCCGGCGTCATCCACCGCGACCTCAAGCCCGCGAACATCTTCCTCGCCCGCTCCGCCAGCGGCGAGCTGGTGAAGGTGCTCGACTTCGGGCTCGCGCTCCTGATGTCCGGGGGCGCGGCGAAGCCCCACCCGGACGAGGAGATGGCGGGCACGCCCCGCTACATGAGCCCGGAGCAGTTGCGCGGCATCGAGCCCCGGTTGGACCACCGCTGCGACCTCTGGGCGCTGGCCGTCGTCGCGTACCGCGCGCTCACCGGGCAGCACCCGTTCGCCCTCGAGTCCCTGCGGCAGATGCGCCTGGGCCAGGTGCCCCCGCCGCCTCCGCCGCCCTCCAGCATCGTCCCCGAGCTGGGCGCGGAGGTGGACGCCTTCTTCGCGCGCGCGTTGGACCCGGAGCCCTCGAAGCGCTACCAGTCCGCGCACGAGCTGGCCGCGGCCTTCACCTCGCGCGTGGACGCGGGCCGCCCGTCGCGCCCGGCGAAGGTGCTGGTGGTGGACGACGAGCCGGACATCGTCGTGCTGATGGAGCAGAGCTTCCGCAAGCAGATCCGCCGCTCCGTCTACCAGTTCCTCTTCGCCGCGGACGGTGAAGAGGCGCTGGAGCAGCTGCGCCAGCACCCCGACGTCCAGGTCGTCCTCTGCGACATCAACATGCCGCGCATGGACGGGCTCACCTTCCTGTCGCGCGTGGGCGAGGTCAGCTCGTTGACGCGGGTGATCATCGTGTCGGCCTACGGCGACATGAACAACATCCGCACGGCGATGAACCGCGGCGCCTACGACTTCATCACCAAGCCCATCGACTTCCCGGACCTGGAGACGACGCTCGTCAAGACGCTGAAGCACGTGCGCGAGCTGCGCAGCACCATCCGCTCCACGGAGGAGAACGGCCTGCTGCGCATGTTCGTCCCCGGCGGTGTGCTGGAGCGGCTGCCTCCGCTGCTGCAGGGCTCGGACGCGCTGGCGGGGGAGCGGGTGGAGGGCTCGGTGGTGTTCGTCGACGTGGACGCCTTCACCCCGGTGCTCCACCAGGAGCCACCCGCGGAGTCGCTGCGCCGGCTCAACGCCAACTTCGAGGCCATCGTCCCGGAGGTGCTGTCGCGGGGCGGTACGGTGGACAAGTTCATCGGGGACGCCGTCATGGCCGTCTTCCGGGGGCCGGGCCACGCGGACCGCGCGCAGGAGGCGTGCATCGCCATCCGCCGGCAGCTCGGCACGCTGGCGGACCGCGGCGGCGAGAGCGCCCCGTACGCCCACGGCGTCTGCATCGGCCTGGACTCGGGAGAGCTGGTGTCCGGCAGCATCGGTGCCAAGGCCTCGGGCCGGCTGGACTACACGGTGCTGGGCGACGTGGTGAACACCGCCTCGCGCCTCGCCGCCGTGGCCGTGCGGGGACAGGTGCTGGTCAGCGCCCGTGCTCGTGAGCTGGCGAAGCAGCCCTTCGAGTACACGCCCCTGGGCGAGCAGGCCCTGCACGGGGCGGGTGCGCCGGTGGCCGTCTTCGAGTTGGTGCGCCGCGAAGGCGACACCCGCGTGGCCCCGGACGAGGCCACGCCCTTCGTGCCGTCCCAGCCCCACGACGAGCCGGGGACGGCGGTGCGGGCGGCCGGGCCCTCCCGATAGCAGCGGGGGAGGGCAGGGCGCTTCAGCTCTGCGTCACCCGCACCGT contains these protein-coding regions:
- a CDS encoding serine/threonine protein kinase translates to MAFEAEERTIAADVDSLFTPNTGSGTGEISSSPSYGDTPSEGQEHLPRPGTRIHHYELIRQLGSGGMGTVFLARDTRLGRRVAIKFLHTTDPDVTRRFIREAQATALCSHENIVIIYEVGEFQGSPYMVLEFLQGQPLNKLVKGSQRLPPSRAVELMVPVVRALVCAHERKIVHRDLKPDNVIVTDSGGIKVLDFGIAKVLQGAESSVEVDLDEARPAEPAPADADGGREKAELTRTGAIMGTMPYMSPEQWGIGVDIDHRTDIWAVGIMLFRMLAGKHPLDPLYGPQLMVTAQLDEPMPRLGDMCPDVPPDLAAVVDRCLYKPKDERFPDAASLLQALEPFLPGRYSRELRVDESPYAGLSSFQESDADRFFGRSREIAALVNRIQDRPLLAIVGPSGTGKSSFVRAGLVPVLKRSGEKWESLVIRPGRQPLAALASIVAPLVSSSTTLEGDIQEQRQLVERLAQEPGYVGTVLRSRARRSRRKLLLFVDQFEELYTLVPDAQERLAFTACLAGLADDATSPVRVVLSLRSDFLDRVSEDERFMAELSQGLFFLSPPNREGLRDALVQPAEMAGYRFETPQLVEHMLEHLDATQGALPLLQFAATLLWEQRDTASKVLTERSYQSMGGIAGALATHADSVLGELSHAQQALVRAVFLRLVTPERTRAIVSMGELRELAKDAGEIQRLIDHLVQARLLVVQTGGGATGATVELVHESLLHSWPTLRRWLDEGQEDTAFLEQLRNAARQWQAKGFDAGLLWRGEVVEEARRFQRRYRGELPKLQRDFLEHVLAQELKSARRRRALVIGSTAFLGILALAAVIALVVIRNAQQEAERQAVIAKSAESEAREAETVARTRLAEVQAKELQRQKAQEEAEAANAQVAVANDELQRKNDELLDALENANKSQLKARFAKRYAEKNAVAARKAQDEAIHAAKQLQSLLRREQERVQRLQTQLGSPVIDELK
- a CDS encoding ribbon-helix-helix domain-containing protein — translated: MDMNPRLTSVVFRLNREKLDALKELSRSTRIRQSEYLREAISDLLAKYEERLVD
- a CDS encoding tRNA pseudouridine synthase A encodes the protein MLQSTSKRIPVALWIWYRGGNFRGFQRQPEGPTVQASLEEALASVGVPATIMPAGRTDRGVHARMQVVSVRLEPGDSAEALEKRLPARLPDGLGLCAVRRPGSFHAQWSASGKAYRYRLRLGGTPDAAWAPYSLDVAGEPLLQRGARVTPERLEALLGQAVGTRDFIAFHEKSSPRKPRTLESATLQALGGGLYEAKLGGDGFARYQVRYLVGSALKVAAGLLPEEAWMAALETGSAVEGFKAPAHGLMLWEVRYPPGLDPFTAAERLHPPGLPLEPPFVSG
- a CDS encoding AgmX/PglI C-terminal domain-containing protein, which produces MAAGQDFVVDVEGHWLFRQGDLVLGPVSGGQIVEKLVSGELTPDTPVAPAGERHFQRMADVDAFRVHVARAEARARVDAAVLVEREKSRKRLTYLGAGAGVLVVLLGVGGLWVARNAAVYGWLGGEEEFDGIEMEPPTIRLAQARADEEELFEYPTNGTRRPGTEPGSTTKPATGTTGTTGTGKTAVASATRADPKRPPRPAGSVSTDPDGLEMTQQFDQSAINRVVAGNKSTLFKCLKDEAERTPGLYAKIPLEFVIGNDGKVSKLWVDNPQFKNGPLYECLFKELQKWPFRAYEGERATVGLSFTIGKRG
- the clpX gene encoding ATP-dependent Clp protease ATP-binding subunit ClpX; its protein translation is MKKEHHVNLSCSFCGKSQREVRKLIAGPTVYICDECIKLCNDIIADENEREEGKPQVSLPTPAEIKAFLDDYVIGQDQAKKVLAVAVYNHYKRIYQKKPAARPRPGVKSPGGEDVELSKSNILLIGPTGSGKTLLAQSLARFLNVPFTIADATSLTEAGYVGEDVENIIQNLLHNADYDVEKAARGIVYIDEIDKIARKGDMPSATRDVGGEGVQQALLKIIEGTRANVTPRGGKKYNQQEYVQVDTTNILFICGGAFHGIDGVIKRRVGEKGLGFGAKITHREERSVGELLALTEPEDLMKFGMIPEFIGRLPMIATLNDLKEEDLVIILSQPKNALVKQYQKLFEMEKVKLTFTKEALRAIAREAMRRHSGARGLRAILEDAMLEIMYDVPFREGVKECKITEQVITKHEPPQLVMEKEKKTA
- a CDS encoding sensor histidine kinase gives rise to the protein MTEVPGYQAVIELTCALSSELVPGRLMGRLLTWALEHTGARRGVLVLKKPEGLIIAAEGSAEAEDVLVEQAVPVESCTVLPASVILHVMRTGEAVLLHDMASGEAFSEDPYFLRAARPASLLCSPLVKEGSATGALYLENDAARGPFTHERQALLRLLSRHAAVCLENAALCARLKERNEALERNVEELRQQLVAQDKLASLGALTAGITHELQNPLNFVTNFSNLSTRLAIELEETLRGRGGQLDAEALEDTLGLVEDLRQNAQRIHTHGKRASDIIKTMLRHSRRSEGTRSRADFNTLVRDSLGLAVQGLRSRSSGTTVQTESELDATVGTVELVASDISRLFINILENAFYATLQKQQKAGVGFTPSVHIRTRRLGDKVELRVRDNGTGIPEHVRAKLFDPFFTTKPAGVGTGLGLSLCHDIVQEHHGEIRVESAPGEYAEFIITLPAPAAASAA
- a CDS encoding protein kinase domain-containing protein; translation: MSDRQTVGGRYVLERRIAGGGMGTIWVALDPKLQRHVAMKLMASHCAPAPLARQQFEWEAQAIARLQNPHVIQVHDCDLSGDTPYIVMELLDGEDLEALLNRRERLSLAMVDRVLTQAARALTAAHAAGVIHRDLKPANIFLARSASGELVKVLDFGLALLMSGGAAKPHPDEEMAGTPRYMSPEQLRGIEPRLDHRCDLWALAVVAYRALTGQHPFALESLRQMRLGQVPPPPPPPSSIVPELGAEVDAFFARALDPEPSKRYQSAHELAAAFTSRVDAGRPSRPAKVLVVDDEPDIVVLMEQSFRKQIRRSVYQFLFAADGEEALEQLRQHPDVQVVLCDINMPRMDGLTFLSRVGEVSSLTRVIIVSAYGDMNNIRTAMNRGAYDFITKPIDFPDLETTLVKTLKHVRELRSTIRSTEENGLLRMFVPGGVLERLPPLLQGSDALAGERVEGSVVFVDVDAFTPVLHQEPPAESLRRLNANFEAIVPEVLSRGGTVDKFIGDAVMAVFRGPGHADRAQEACIAIRRQLGTLADRGGESAPYAHGVCIGLDSGELVSGSIGAKASGRLDYTVLGDVVNTASRLAAVAVRGQVLVSARARELAKQPFEYTPLGEQALHGAGAPVAVFELVRREGDTRVAPDEATPFVPSQPHDEPGTAVRAAGPSR